Genomic DNA from Marinobacter sp. MDS2:
ACGCAAGTCTGGGGATTGGTTTACGTGGTGCCGTTTCAAAAATTTCGTAGGCCATGGATGGCCGGAGAGAAGCGCACACGGACGTGCTTGTAGCGGTTTTTGAAACGGCACCCCGTAAGCCAAGACCTCCCACCCAAGCCCTAATTGACGCGGAGAAAATAGACAACGATGGACGCAAACTCCCTAAAAGCATTCCTGACAATCGTAGACCAAGGCTCTTTCTCCGAGGCCGCAGAAACACTGCACCTAACCCAGCCGGCCGTCAGCAAACGCCTGGCCACCTTAGAACAGCAACTCGGCACCAAACTGATCGAACGGGGCCACCGGGAAATTCGCCTGACAGAAGCCGGCGCGAGGTTACTTCCTCACGCCCGTCAGATACTCGACGACATTCACAACGCCAAAGCCGCTCTAGCCTCCGATGACGGCACCATAACCGGCGAACTCAACATCATCGCCAGCCACCATATTGGCCTGCACCACCTGCCAAACTGGCTGCGACGCTTCGCAAAACAGTATCCGGAGGTTTCTATAAACCTGCAATTCATGGAATCCGACGCAGCCTACAGCCAAATGTTAAAACGCAACGCAGAACTCGCGTTCGTCACCCTCAGCGACAGCATGGAAAGCCAGTTCAGGGTATACCAACAGTGGCCCGACCCCATGGCATTTGTAACCGGTACAGATCATGAGTTAACTGCCGACAAAACGACTACACTTAAAGAGCTGGCAAGGTACCCCGCACTATTGCCGGACACGACAACAGCCACCTATCGCACCGTGAGCCGCTTGTTTCTGGAGGCCAACCTCCCACTTAAACAACAAATACCCACAAACTATCTTGAGACCATCAAGATGATGACAAGTGTTGGCTTAGGCTGGAGCGTGTTGCCACTGAGCATGGTGGATAAGAGCCTGCACACCTTACAGACCGGCTTCTCGGTCAGCCGGGTGCTGGGCGCAATCGGTTTGTCAGGGCGCCAATTAAGCCTGGCCGCCAAAGCCATGCTCGATATCGTTAAGGAAGAAGAAGTGAGCTGTAAAACTAACACCAAATGATTACAGGAGCTTTCATGGGCTTCGACGATTACCTAAAAATTCTGGCCAAACACGATGGATCCGATCTGTACCTGAGCACCGGCGCCCCGCCCTGCGCAAAGTTTCACGGCACACTCAAACCTATTGACCGAACGCCGCTTGGGCCAGGCGTCATCAAAGAAATCGCTTGGTCGATCATGGATGAAGACCAACGCGCTGAATTTGAGCAAGAAATGGAAATGAATCTCGCCTACAGCATTCGCAACGTAGGCCGCTTCAGGATCAACATCTTTCGACAGCGACATGAAATCTCCATTGTTGCCCGAAACATCGTTACCGATATCCCCAATGTTGACGACTTGGGCTTACCCCCCATCCTCAAAGATGTGGTGATGGCCAAGCGTGGATTGGTTCTGTTCGTCGGTGCCACGGGCTCTGGCAAATCCACCTCGCTAGCCGCGCTCATTGACCACCGCAACACCCATTCAGCCGGGCACATCATTACTATTGAAGATCCGGTTGAATACATACACCGACACAAGAAAAGCATTGTTAATCAACGTGAAGTTGGCGTTGATACCCGCAGCTTTCAACAAGCGCTCAAGAACACCTTGCGCCAGGCTCCGGACGTGATCCTGATTGGCGAGATTCGCGATCGCGAAACGATGGAGCACGCCCTTGCGTTCGCCGAAACCGGACACCTATGCATCTCCACGCTGCACGCCAACAACTCCAACCAAGCCCTGGACCGGATCATTAACTTTTTCCCGGAAGAACGCCGTCACCAACTGTTAATGGATCTTTCGATGAATCTTCGGGCTTTTGTATCTCAGAGGCTGGTTCCGACTGTTGATAAAAAACGCTGTGCAGCCATCGAGATCCTCCTGGGCACGCCAACCATCAGTGAACTC
This window encodes:
- a CDS encoding LysR family transcriptional regulator, coding for MDANSLKAFLTIVDQGSFSEAAETLHLTQPAVSKRLATLEQQLGTKLIERGHREIRLTEAGARLLPHARQILDDIHNAKAALASDDGTITGELNIIASHHIGLHHLPNWLRRFAKQYPEVSINLQFMESDAAYSQMLKRNAELAFVTLSDSMESQFRVYQQWPDPMAFVTGTDHELTADKTTTLKELARYPALLPDTTTATYRTVSRLFLEANLPLKQQIPTNYLETIKMMTSVGLGWSVLPLSMVDKSLHTLQTGFSVSRVLGAIGLSGRQLSLAAKAMLDIVKEEEVSCKTNTK
- a CDS encoding PilT/PilU family type 4a pilus ATPase gives rise to the protein MGFDDYLKILAKHDGSDLYLSTGAPPCAKFHGTLKPIDRTPLGPGVIKEIAWSIMDEDQRAEFEQEMEMNLAYSIRNVGRFRINIFRQRHEISIVARNIVTDIPNVDDLGLPPILKDVVMAKRGLVLFVGATGSGKSTSLAALIDHRNTHSAGHIITIEDPVEYIHRHKKSIVNQREVGVDTRSFQQALKNTLRQAPDVILIGEIRDRETMEHALAFAETGHLCISTLHANNSNQALDRIINFFPEERRHQLLMDLSMNLRAFVSQRLVPTVDKKRCAAIEILLGTPTISELILRGEIDGIKEIMEKSTNLGMQTFDHALFNLWMEGKISQEDALKNADSANNLRLKIKLHGRTAPQARSAVSRSPASSEGIGLSLQLEDQEEDSDSPP